The following proteins are encoded in a genomic region of Triticum dicoccoides isolate Atlit2015 ecotype Zavitan chromosome 1B, WEW_v2.0, whole genome shotgun sequence:
- the LOC119309919 gene encoding NADPH-dependent aldehyde reductase-like protein, chloroplastic encodes MAASAAPLPLDGRVALVTGGSRGIGREVSSHLAALGARVLINYASDSASASALAAELNSRGLGGLRAAAAQADVSDPAAVRALFDRAEEAFGSPPHIVVACAGLLNPKYPALADTTVEDFDAMFAVNVRGTFLVCREAANRVPAGGGGRIVTFSSSIMGTLLPGYAAYTATNGAVEAMTRILAKEVAAKGITANVVAPGPVRTELFLAGKDEAFLKRVEAQSMGRIAETTDVAPVVAFLASDAAAWVNGQVIRVNGGFA; translated from the coding sequence ATGGCAGCAAGCGCGGCGCCGCTCCCGCTCGACGGCCGCGTCGCGCTCGTCACGGGCGGCTCGCGCGGCATCGGCCGGGAGGTGTCCTCCCACCTGGCCGCCCTCGGCGCGCGCGTCCTGATCAACTACGCGTCGGACTCGGCCAGCGCCTCCGCGCTCGCCGCGGAGCTCAACTCACGCGGCCTCGGCGGCCTCCGCGCCGCGGCGGCCCAGGCCGACGTGTCCGACCCGGCCGCCGTGCGCGCGCTCTTTGACCGCGCCGAGGAGGCCTTCGGCTCCCCGCCGCACATCGTGGTCGCCTGCGCCGGCCTGCTCAACCCCAAGTACCCCGCGCTAGCCGACACCACCGTGGAGGACTTCGACGCCATGTTCGCGGTGAACGTGCGCGGGACGTTCCTGGTGTGCCGCGAGGCTGCCAATCGCgtgccggccggcggcggcggccgcatCGTGACCTTCTCGTCGTCCATCATGGGCACGCTCCTGCCGGGCTACGCGGCGTACACGGCGACCAACGGCGCCGTGGAGGCCATGACCAGGATCCTGGCCAAGGAGGTGGCGGCCAAGGGGATCACGGCCAACGTGGTGGCcccggggcccgtgcgcacggagcTGTTCCTCGCCGGGAAGGACGAGGCGTTCCTCAAGAGGGTGGAGGCACAGTCCATGGGGCGCATCGCCGAGACGACGGACGTGGCGCCGGTGGTGGCGTTCCTGGCCAGCGACGCCGCCGCGTGGGTGAACGGTCAGGTCATCAGGGTCAATGGCGGGTTCGCGTGA